From a region of the Primulina eburnea isolate SZY01 chromosome 7, ASM2296580v1, whole genome shotgun sequence genome:
- the LOC140836772 gene encoding katanin p80 WD40 repeat-containing subunit B1 homolog KTN80.1-like isoform X3, which yields MAKRGYKLQEFVAHAGNVNCLRFGKKNCRVFITGGDDQKVNLWSVGKPTSLMSLCGHTSPVESVAFDSAETIVVAGSSSGAIKLWDLEETKMVRTLTGHRSYCTAVEFHPFGEFFASGSMDTNLKIWDIRKKGCIHTHKGHTRGISTIRFTPDGRWVVSGGFDNVVKVWDLTAGKLLNDFKFHEGHVRSIEFHPLELLLATGSADKTVKFWDLETFEMIGSARREAAGVRALTFHPDGKSLFCGFDDSLKVYSWEPVICHDSVDMGWSTVGDLCIHDGKLLGGAYYENSVAVWVADISVLLIEPYGTRVAHEQHNQSEQKPGDQVKKEESHLKPKPNMRSTTPESDAKEIKTIYVDRVNPIISKAPASLDAPKGVTPSEPKETSAVGIQKRAPAVNLPAKNNTPATNRSLVMPSIVPRDASDGKDSVGSRKESITSIRASSVVSAKPPHTRRLSNCRYDVERLSVSLDSVPSDNVKNPFGSKRETNVRSRLVTDENAKDSSEGTQSSIKTVVEKFDRTSSPATTLSTVAVVHGRTRSLVERFEKKENCDDEICVPNKASGVTTEAVETPSSQNTDLKVITREEPTVSDVSVIENLMQNHDSLLSSFRSRLTKLQMVRHFWERNDVKGAINAVTKFPDHSVQADVVGVFLERTEIITLDLFSCLLPMLLGLLESKVDRHSSVSLEILLKLVAVFGTMIRSTVLAPPAVGVDLHAEERLQCCKRCFAHLQDIQTILPELVKRRGVVAKCAQQLNMVLQQ from the exons ATGGCGAAGCGCGGTTATAAATTGC AGGAATTTGTTGCACATGCAGGGAATGTAAATTGTTTGAGGTTTGGGAAAAAGAATTGCCGAGTATTTATTACCGGTGGGGATGATCAGAAAGTGAATCTCTGGTCCGTTGGGAAACCGACATCTTTGATG AGCCTATGTGGTCACACTAGTCCAGTTGAGTCTGTGGCTTTTGATTCAGCAGAAACCATAGTAGTAGCCGGATCTTCTTCTGGTGCCATAAAGTTGTGGGATTTGGAAGAAACAAAAA TGGTCCGCACTCTCACTGGACACAGATCCTATTGCACCGCTGTCGAATTTCATCCATTTGGTGAGTTTTTTGCATCTGGTTCTATGGACACCAATCTAAAGATCTGGGATATTAGAAAGAAAGGATGCATCCACACACACAAAGGTCATACTCGAGGGATCAGCACAATAAGATTCACGCCTGATGGCCGGTGGGTAGTTTCAGGTGGATTCGATAATGTTGTAAAG GTTTGGGACCTGACAGCCGGAAAGCTTTTGAATGATTTCAAGTTTCATGAAGGACACGTTCGGTCCATAGAGTTTCATCCACTTGAGCTCCTTTTAGCGACTG GTTCAGCTGACAAAACCGTGAAATTTTGGGATTTGGAGACATTTGAGATGATAGGATCTGCCAGACGTGAG GCTGCAGGAGTACGAGCACTAACCTTCCATCCTGATGGAAAAAGTCTGTTTTGCGGATTTGATGATAGTTTGAAG GTTTACTCATGGGAACCTGTAATATGCCATGATTCTGTTGATATGGGGTGGTCTACAGTTGGTGATCTTTGCATTCATGATGGAAAACTGTTGGGTGGAGCATATTATGAAAACTCAGTCGCAGTTTGGGTGGCAGATATTTCGGTATTG CTTATAGAGCCATATGGCACAAGGGTGGCACATGAGCAACATAACCAGTCGGAGCAGAAACCTGGAGATCAGgtgaagaaagaagaaagtcatCTAAAGCCCAAGCCAAATATGCGCTCTACAACACCCGAGAGTGATGCAAAGGAAATCAAAACAATATATGTGGACC GAGTGAATCCCATCATTTCAAAGGCACCTGCTTCCCTTGATGCCCCTAAGGGTGTAACCCCGTCGGAACCAAAGGAAACGAGTGCTGTCGGAATTCAAAAGCGGGCTCCTGCTGTTAACTTGCCAGCAAAAAATAATACACCAGCCACTAATAGGTCTCTTGTTATGCCTAGCATTGTACCTCGTGATGCTTCCGATGGAAAAGATTCAGTTGGATCTAGGAAGGAAAGTATTACTTCTATTAGAGCAAGTAGTGTTGTTTCTGCTAAGCCTCCTCATACGCGGAGGCTATCCAACTGTAGATATGATGTGGAAAGACTGTCGGTGTCCCTCGACTCTGTTCCGTCCGACAATGTGAAAAATCCGTTTGGCAGTAAGAGGGAAACAAATGTCCGCTCTAGACTCGTGACTGATGAAAATGCTAAGGATTCATCCGAGGGGACACAATCAAGTATCAAGACTGTTGTGGAAAAGTTCGACAGAACTTCATCACCAGCAACTACATTAAGCACAG TGGCAGTTGTACATGGAAGGACGCGTAGTTTGGTAGAGAGGTTTGAAAAAAAGGAAAATTGTGATGATGAAATTTGCGTGCCCAATAAGGCTTCTGGTGTGACCACCGAGGCTGTGGAAACACCTTCCTCTCAG AATACAGATCTGAAAGTTATTACGAGGGAGGAGCCTACTGTGAGTGATGTTAGTGTTATAGAAAATCTGATGCAGAATCATGATTCCCTGCTGAGTTCATTTCGATCTCGACTAACTAAGTTACAG ATGGTACGACATTTTTGGGAGAGGAATGATGTGAAGGGTGCCATAAATGCCGTGACAAAATTTCCAGACCATTCT GTACAGGCAGATGTAGTTGGTGTTTTCCTTGAAAGAACGGAGATTATTACATTGGACTTATTTTCTTGCTTGCTTCCAATGCTTTTGGGATTATTGGAAAGCAAAGTAGATAG ACACTCTAGCGTTTCGTTAGAGATACTTCTAAAGTTAGTAGCGGTCTTTGGTACAATGATTCGTTCAACAGTTTTGGCACCTCCAGCCGTTGGAGTAGATCTTCACGCAGAAGAGAG ACTTCAATGTTGCAAAAGGTGCTTTGCCCATCTGCAAGACATACAGACAATTCTTCCTGAACTTGTGAA GAGGCGAGGCGTCGTCGCAAAATGCGCGCAACAACTAAATATGGTTCTCCAACAGTAG
- the LOC140836772 gene encoding katanin p80 WD40 repeat-containing subunit B1 homolog KTN80.1-like isoform X8, giving the protein MAKRGYKLQEFVAHAGNVNCLRFGKKNCRVFITGGDDQKVNLWSVGKPTSLMSLCGHTSPVESVAFDSAETIVVAGSSSGAIKLWDLEETKMVRTLTGHRSYCTAVEFHPFGEFFASGSMDTNLKIWDIRKKGCIHTHKGHTRGISTIRFTPDGRWVVSGGFDNVVKVWDLTAGKLLNDFKFHEGHVRSIEFHPLELLLATGSADKTVKFWDLETFEMIGSARREAAGVRALTFHPDGKSLFCGFDDSLKVYSWEPVICHDSVDMGWSTVGDLCIHDGKLLGGAYYENSVAVWVADISVLLIEPYGTRVAHEQHNQSEQKPGDQVKKEESHLKPKPNMRSTTPESDAKEIKTIYVDLSGVNPIISKAPASLDAPKGVTPSEPKETSAVGIQKRAPAVNLPAKNNTPATNRSLVMPSIVPRDASDGKDSVGSRKESITSIRASSVVSAKPPHTRRLSNCRYDVERLSVSLDSVPSDNVKNPFGSKRETNVRSRLVTDENAKDSSEGTQSSIKTVVEKFDRTSSPATTLSTVAVVHGRTRSLVERFEKKENCDDEICVPNKASGVTTEAVETPSSQNTDLKVITREEPTVSDVSVIENLMQNHDSLLSSFRSRLTKLQMVRHFWERNDVKGAINAVTKFPDHSVQADVVGVFLERTEIITLDLFSCLLPMLLGLLESKVDRLN; this is encoded by the exons ATGGCGAAGCGCGGTTATAAATTGC AGGAATTTGTTGCACATGCAGGGAATGTAAATTGTTTGAGGTTTGGGAAAAAGAATTGCCGAGTATTTATTACCGGTGGGGATGATCAGAAAGTGAATCTCTGGTCCGTTGGGAAACCGACATCTTTGATG AGCCTATGTGGTCACACTAGTCCAGTTGAGTCTGTGGCTTTTGATTCAGCAGAAACCATAGTAGTAGCCGGATCTTCTTCTGGTGCCATAAAGTTGTGGGATTTGGAAGAAACAAAAA TGGTCCGCACTCTCACTGGACACAGATCCTATTGCACCGCTGTCGAATTTCATCCATTTGGTGAGTTTTTTGCATCTGGTTCTATGGACACCAATCTAAAGATCTGGGATATTAGAAAGAAAGGATGCATCCACACACACAAAGGTCATACTCGAGGGATCAGCACAATAAGATTCACGCCTGATGGCCGGTGGGTAGTTTCAGGTGGATTCGATAATGTTGTAAAG GTTTGGGACCTGACAGCCGGAAAGCTTTTGAATGATTTCAAGTTTCATGAAGGACACGTTCGGTCCATAGAGTTTCATCCACTTGAGCTCCTTTTAGCGACTG GTTCAGCTGACAAAACCGTGAAATTTTGGGATTTGGAGACATTTGAGATGATAGGATCTGCCAGACGTGAG GCTGCAGGAGTACGAGCACTAACCTTCCATCCTGATGGAAAAAGTCTGTTTTGCGGATTTGATGATAGTTTGAAG GTTTACTCATGGGAACCTGTAATATGCCATGATTCTGTTGATATGGGGTGGTCTACAGTTGGTGATCTTTGCATTCATGATGGAAAACTGTTGGGTGGAGCATATTATGAAAACTCAGTCGCAGTTTGGGTGGCAGATATTTCGGTATTG CTTATAGAGCCATATGGCACAAGGGTGGCACATGAGCAACATAACCAGTCGGAGCAGAAACCTGGAGATCAGgtgaagaaagaagaaagtcatCTAAAGCCCAAGCCAAATATGCGCTCTACAACACCCGAGAGTGATGCAAAGGAAATCAAAACAATATATGTGGACC TTTCAGGAGTGAATCCCATCATTTCAAAGGCACCTGCTTCCCTTGATGCCCCTAAGGGTGTAACCCCGTCGGAACCAAAGGAAACGAGTGCTGTCGGAATTCAAAAGCGGGCTCCTGCTGTTAACTTGCCAGCAAAAAATAATACACCAGCCACTAATAGGTCTCTTGTTATGCCTAGCATTGTACCTCGTGATGCTTCCGATGGAAAAGATTCAGTTGGATCTAGGAAGGAAAGTATTACTTCTATTAGAGCAAGTAGTGTTGTTTCTGCTAAGCCTCCTCATACGCGGAGGCTATCCAACTGTAGATATGATGTGGAAAGACTGTCGGTGTCCCTCGACTCTGTTCCGTCCGACAATGTGAAAAATCCGTTTGGCAGTAAGAGGGAAACAAATGTCCGCTCTAGACTCGTGACTGATGAAAATGCTAAGGATTCATCCGAGGGGACACAATCAAGTATCAAGACTGTTGTGGAAAAGTTCGACAGAACTTCATCACCAGCAACTACATTAAGCACAG TGGCAGTTGTACATGGAAGGACGCGTAGTTTGGTAGAGAGGTTTGAAAAAAAGGAAAATTGTGATGATGAAATTTGCGTGCCCAATAAGGCTTCTGGTGTGACCACCGAGGCTGTGGAAACACCTTCCTCTCAG AATACAGATCTGAAAGTTATTACGAGGGAGGAGCCTACTGTGAGTGATGTTAGTGTTATAGAAAATCTGATGCAGAATCATGATTCCCTGCTGAGTTCATTTCGATCTCGACTAACTAAGTTACAG ATGGTACGACATTTTTGGGAGAGGAATGATGTGAAGGGTGCCATAAATGCCGTGACAAAATTTCCAGACCATTCT GTACAGGCAGATGTAGTTGGTGTTTTCCTTGAAAGAACGGAGATTATTACATTGGACTTATTTTCTTGCTTGCTTCCAATGCTTTTGGGATTATTGGAAAGCAAAGTAGATAG ATTAAACTGA
- the LOC140836772 gene encoding katanin p80 WD40 repeat-containing subunit B1 homolog KTN80.1-like isoform X6, which yields MAKRGYKLQEFVAHAGNVNCLRFGKKNCRVFITGGDDQKVNLWSVGKPTSLMSLCGHTSPVESVAFDSAETIVVAGSSSGAIKLWDLEETKMVRTLTGHRSYCTAVEFHPFGEFFASGSMDTNLKIWDIRKKGCIHTHKGHTRGISTIRFTPDGRWVVSGGFDNVVKVWDLTAGKLLNDFKFHEGHVRSIEFHPLELLLATGSADKTVKFWDLETFEMIGSARREAAGVRALTFHPDGKSLFCGFDDSLKVYSWEPVICHDSVDMGWSTVGDLCIHDGKLLGGAYYENSVAVWVADISVLLIEPYGTRVAHEQHNQSEQKPGDQVKKEESHLKPKPNMRSTTPESDAKEIKTIYVDLSGVNPIISKAPASLDAPKGVTPSEPKETSAVGIQKRAPAVNLPAKNNTPATNRSLVMPSIVPRDASDGKDSVGSRKESITSIRASSVVSAKPPHTRRLSNCRYDVERLSVSLDSVPSDNVKNPFGSKRETNVRSRLVTDENAKDSSEGTQSSIKTVVEKFDRTSSPATTLSTVAVVHGRTRSLVERFEKKENCDDEICVPNKASGVTTEAVETPSSQNTDLKVITREEPTVSDVSVIENLMQNHDSLLSSFRSRLTKLQMVRHFWERNDVKGAINAVTKFPDHSVQADVVGVFLERTEIITLDLFSCLLPMLLGLLESKVDRDTSKVSSGLWYNDSFNSFGTSSRWSRSSRRRETSMLQKVLCPSARHTDNSS from the exons ATGGCGAAGCGCGGTTATAAATTGC AGGAATTTGTTGCACATGCAGGGAATGTAAATTGTTTGAGGTTTGGGAAAAAGAATTGCCGAGTATTTATTACCGGTGGGGATGATCAGAAAGTGAATCTCTGGTCCGTTGGGAAACCGACATCTTTGATG AGCCTATGTGGTCACACTAGTCCAGTTGAGTCTGTGGCTTTTGATTCAGCAGAAACCATAGTAGTAGCCGGATCTTCTTCTGGTGCCATAAAGTTGTGGGATTTGGAAGAAACAAAAA TGGTCCGCACTCTCACTGGACACAGATCCTATTGCACCGCTGTCGAATTTCATCCATTTGGTGAGTTTTTTGCATCTGGTTCTATGGACACCAATCTAAAGATCTGGGATATTAGAAAGAAAGGATGCATCCACACACACAAAGGTCATACTCGAGGGATCAGCACAATAAGATTCACGCCTGATGGCCGGTGGGTAGTTTCAGGTGGATTCGATAATGTTGTAAAG GTTTGGGACCTGACAGCCGGAAAGCTTTTGAATGATTTCAAGTTTCATGAAGGACACGTTCGGTCCATAGAGTTTCATCCACTTGAGCTCCTTTTAGCGACTG GTTCAGCTGACAAAACCGTGAAATTTTGGGATTTGGAGACATTTGAGATGATAGGATCTGCCAGACGTGAG GCTGCAGGAGTACGAGCACTAACCTTCCATCCTGATGGAAAAAGTCTGTTTTGCGGATTTGATGATAGTTTGAAG GTTTACTCATGGGAACCTGTAATATGCCATGATTCTGTTGATATGGGGTGGTCTACAGTTGGTGATCTTTGCATTCATGATGGAAAACTGTTGGGTGGAGCATATTATGAAAACTCAGTCGCAGTTTGGGTGGCAGATATTTCGGTATTG CTTATAGAGCCATATGGCACAAGGGTGGCACATGAGCAACATAACCAGTCGGAGCAGAAACCTGGAGATCAGgtgaagaaagaagaaagtcatCTAAAGCCCAAGCCAAATATGCGCTCTACAACACCCGAGAGTGATGCAAAGGAAATCAAAACAATATATGTGGACC TTTCAGGAGTGAATCCCATCATTTCAAAGGCACCTGCTTCCCTTGATGCCCCTAAGGGTGTAACCCCGTCGGAACCAAAGGAAACGAGTGCTGTCGGAATTCAAAAGCGGGCTCCTGCTGTTAACTTGCCAGCAAAAAATAATACACCAGCCACTAATAGGTCTCTTGTTATGCCTAGCATTGTACCTCGTGATGCTTCCGATGGAAAAGATTCAGTTGGATCTAGGAAGGAAAGTATTACTTCTATTAGAGCAAGTAGTGTTGTTTCTGCTAAGCCTCCTCATACGCGGAGGCTATCCAACTGTAGATATGATGTGGAAAGACTGTCGGTGTCCCTCGACTCTGTTCCGTCCGACAATGTGAAAAATCCGTTTGGCAGTAAGAGGGAAACAAATGTCCGCTCTAGACTCGTGACTGATGAAAATGCTAAGGATTCATCCGAGGGGACACAATCAAGTATCAAGACTGTTGTGGAAAAGTTCGACAGAACTTCATCACCAGCAACTACATTAAGCACAG TGGCAGTTGTACATGGAAGGACGCGTAGTTTGGTAGAGAGGTTTGAAAAAAAGGAAAATTGTGATGATGAAATTTGCGTGCCCAATAAGGCTTCTGGTGTGACCACCGAGGCTGTGGAAACACCTTCCTCTCAG AATACAGATCTGAAAGTTATTACGAGGGAGGAGCCTACTGTGAGTGATGTTAGTGTTATAGAAAATCTGATGCAGAATCATGATTCCCTGCTGAGTTCATTTCGATCTCGACTAACTAAGTTACAG ATGGTACGACATTTTTGGGAGAGGAATGATGTGAAGGGTGCCATAAATGCCGTGACAAAATTTCCAGACCATTCT GTACAGGCAGATGTAGTTGGTGTTTTCCTTGAAAGAACGGAGATTATTACATTGGACTTATTTTCTTGCTTGCTTCCAATGCTTTTGGGATTATTGGAAAGCAAAGTAGATAG AGATACTTCTAAAGTTAGTAGCGGTCTTTGGTACAATGATTCGTTCAACAGTTTTGGCACCTCCAGCCGTTGGAGTAGATCTTCACGCAGAAGAGAG ACTTCAATGTTGCAAAAGGTGCTTTGCCCATCTGCAAGACATACAGACAATTCTTCCTGA
- the LOC140836772 gene encoding katanin p80 WD40 repeat-containing subunit B1 homolog KTN80.1-like isoform X7, with protein MAKRGYKLQEFVAHAGNVNCLRFGKKNCRVFITGGDDQKVNLWSVGKPTSLMSLCGHTSPVESVAFDSAETIVVAGSSSGAIKLWDLEETKMVRTLTGHRSYCTAVEFHPFGEFFASGSMDTNLKIWDIRKKGCIHTHKGHTRGISTIRFTPDGRWVVSGGFDNVVKVWDLTAGKLLNDFKFHEGHVRSIEFHPLELLLATGSADKTVKFWDLETFEMIGSARREAAGVRALTFHPDGKSLFCGFDDSLKVYSWEPVICHDSVDMGWSTVGDLCIHDGKLLGGAYYENSVAVWVADISVLLIEPYGTRVAHEQHNQSEQKPGDQVKKEESHLKPKPNMRSTTPESDAKEIKTIYVDLSGVNPIISKAPASLDAPKGVTPSEPKETSAVGIQKRAPAVNLPAKNNTPATNRSLVMPSIVPRDASDGKDSVGSRKESITSIRASSVVSAKPPHTRRLSNCRYDVERLSVSLDSVPSDNVKNPFGSKRETNVRSRLVTDENAKDSSEGTQSSIKTVVEKFDRTSSPATTLSTVAVVHGRTRSLVERFEKKENCDDEICVPNKASGVTTEAVETPSSQNTDLKVITREEPTVSDVSVIENLMQNHDSLLSSFRSRLTKLQMVRHFWERNDVKGAINAVTKFPDHSVQADVVGVFLERTEIITLDLFSCLLPMLLGLLESKVDSFHCRLN; from the exons ATGGCGAAGCGCGGTTATAAATTGC AGGAATTTGTTGCACATGCAGGGAATGTAAATTGTTTGAGGTTTGGGAAAAAGAATTGCCGAGTATTTATTACCGGTGGGGATGATCAGAAAGTGAATCTCTGGTCCGTTGGGAAACCGACATCTTTGATG AGCCTATGTGGTCACACTAGTCCAGTTGAGTCTGTGGCTTTTGATTCAGCAGAAACCATAGTAGTAGCCGGATCTTCTTCTGGTGCCATAAAGTTGTGGGATTTGGAAGAAACAAAAA TGGTCCGCACTCTCACTGGACACAGATCCTATTGCACCGCTGTCGAATTTCATCCATTTGGTGAGTTTTTTGCATCTGGTTCTATGGACACCAATCTAAAGATCTGGGATATTAGAAAGAAAGGATGCATCCACACACACAAAGGTCATACTCGAGGGATCAGCACAATAAGATTCACGCCTGATGGCCGGTGGGTAGTTTCAGGTGGATTCGATAATGTTGTAAAG GTTTGGGACCTGACAGCCGGAAAGCTTTTGAATGATTTCAAGTTTCATGAAGGACACGTTCGGTCCATAGAGTTTCATCCACTTGAGCTCCTTTTAGCGACTG GTTCAGCTGACAAAACCGTGAAATTTTGGGATTTGGAGACATTTGAGATGATAGGATCTGCCAGACGTGAG GCTGCAGGAGTACGAGCACTAACCTTCCATCCTGATGGAAAAAGTCTGTTTTGCGGATTTGATGATAGTTTGAAG GTTTACTCATGGGAACCTGTAATATGCCATGATTCTGTTGATATGGGGTGGTCTACAGTTGGTGATCTTTGCATTCATGATGGAAAACTGTTGGGTGGAGCATATTATGAAAACTCAGTCGCAGTTTGGGTGGCAGATATTTCGGTATTG CTTATAGAGCCATATGGCACAAGGGTGGCACATGAGCAACATAACCAGTCGGAGCAGAAACCTGGAGATCAGgtgaagaaagaagaaagtcatCTAAAGCCCAAGCCAAATATGCGCTCTACAACACCCGAGAGTGATGCAAAGGAAATCAAAACAATATATGTGGACC TTTCAGGAGTGAATCCCATCATTTCAAAGGCACCTGCTTCCCTTGATGCCCCTAAGGGTGTAACCCCGTCGGAACCAAAGGAAACGAGTGCTGTCGGAATTCAAAAGCGGGCTCCTGCTGTTAACTTGCCAGCAAAAAATAATACACCAGCCACTAATAGGTCTCTTGTTATGCCTAGCATTGTACCTCGTGATGCTTCCGATGGAAAAGATTCAGTTGGATCTAGGAAGGAAAGTATTACTTCTATTAGAGCAAGTAGTGTTGTTTCTGCTAAGCCTCCTCATACGCGGAGGCTATCCAACTGTAGATATGATGTGGAAAGACTGTCGGTGTCCCTCGACTCTGTTCCGTCCGACAATGTGAAAAATCCGTTTGGCAGTAAGAGGGAAACAAATGTCCGCTCTAGACTCGTGACTGATGAAAATGCTAAGGATTCATCCGAGGGGACACAATCAAGTATCAAGACTGTTGTGGAAAAGTTCGACAGAACTTCATCACCAGCAACTACATTAAGCACAG TGGCAGTTGTACATGGAAGGACGCGTAGTTTGGTAGAGAGGTTTGAAAAAAAGGAAAATTGTGATGATGAAATTTGCGTGCCCAATAAGGCTTCTGGTGTGACCACCGAGGCTGTGGAAACACCTTCCTCTCAG AATACAGATCTGAAAGTTATTACGAGGGAGGAGCCTACTGTGAGTGATGTTAGTGTTATAGAAAATCTGATGCAGAATCATGATTCCCTGCTGAGTTCATTTCGATCTCGACTAACTAAGTTACAG ATGGTACGACATTTTTGGGAGAGGAATGATGTGAAGGGTGCCATAAATGCCGTGACAAAATTTCCAGACCATTCT GTACAGGCAGATGTAGTTGGTGTTTTCCTTGAAAGAACGGAGATTATTACATTGGACTTATTTTCTTGCTTGCTTCCAATGCTTTTGGGATTATTGGAAAGCAAAGTAGATAG TTTTCATTGTAGATTAAACTGA